Part of the Haloarchaeobius litoreus genome is shown below.
GGCGACTCCGCGGTAGCGGAATCGCGTCGACCCCCGCGACCAGGGTCCGGGCCGCCGACAGCGTCGGCGCGTTGACGACGAGCAGGCCCGGCTCGTTCCAGACCGCACACCGGCTGCCATCGACCGTCACGTCGAGTGCGACGTCGACAGACAGCGGTTCGACCGCGGTCGTCATCAGTCCTCGCGTGTCGTGATGCTGACCGTTCCGTCGATCTTCCAGTGTGCGTGCTGCGCATCCTCGCCTGCCTTGCTCGGCACCGCGACCTCCATCTCCTCGAAGACGTACTCGATCGTCGCCCCTCTCCCGGTCAGTCGTTCGTACAGTGCGATTCCTAATTCCGGCCAGGTGGTGGTCTCGGAGATCTCCTCTCTGGATGCCGTGTTGTCTGTGCTCATACCTCATACGTATCTTCGCCGTGGAGCCGGATAAGCACCGGCCCGCAACTGCTGGTCACGGGGGCGGTGGTCACGTGGACGGTACCGGACGACCACGCGCGTCGGCGGCTGTGCGTCCCGGTCGCGGAACCGTACCCCTTTTTGCCGCTCCGCTCCCAGGAGTGTGTATGTCGGTCACATCTGTACCCGACCGTATCGCCGTCGACCAGCACCGGTCGCAGACGGCGTGTTGCTGTTTCCGGTCGGGTGGGCGTGACAACGGGGTGATGCGCTGATGCTCGCCCGGCTCCGTGAGGACGTCGAGGCGGTGCTGGAGCGCGACCCCGCCGCGAAGAGCAGACTGGAGGTACTCACCTGCTACGCCGGCCTGCACGCCGTCTGGGCGCATCTGGTCAGCCACCGGCTCTGGGAGGGTGGGTTCCACCTGACCGCACGACTGCTCTCGCAGTTCGTCCGGTTCATGACGGGCGTGGAGATACACCCCGGTGCGCAGCTGGGCCGGCGCGTCGTCATCGACCACGGGATGGGCGTCGTCATCGGCGAGACGGCCGAGGTGGGCGACGACGTACACATGTACCACGGCGTCACGCTCGGCGGGAACTCGCCGCGGCCCGAGAAACGGCACCCAACCCTCGGTGACGGCGTCGTCGTCGGCGCGAACGCGACGTTGCTCGGCGACATCGACGTCGGCGACGACGCCCGTGTCGGTGCCGGCTCGGTGCTGACGAAGGACGTGCCCGCGGGGGAGACGTGGACGGGTGTGCCGGCGACCCGCGTCGGCGGACCGTCGGCGGCGGAGGAGCACGAGGAGTCCGACGCCGCCTCGGAGGGGTCGGAGTCGGTCGACACCGGGACGAGCGCCGACGAGTCCGTCGTCCCGGGCGACGGCGCGGAGGCCGAGGCCGACGACTAGTCGAGCGGAATCGACCCGTCGGTGGACTCGCCGCGGCCACAGCGTGGCACCCTGACGACGACGTCGTCGTCGGTCCGTTCTGCGGTCGCGTCCGTGGCAGTTATCGGGAACGGCGGCACGATGCGAGCGACGCGTTCGGTCCGCTCGACGCCGCCGTCGCGGTCGGTCTCGCCGAGCAGCCAGACGCAGAGCGCGCCGTTCGCGACCCGAACCTCGTGGTGGGTCTGCGCGCCGGGCGTGGGGTCGAGCCGGACGACGAGCTCGTCGCGGGTGACGGTCACGTCGCCGTCGCCGATGCGTTCGCGGAGGCCGAACAGCCGCTGTGCGACCCCGGCGATCGCGGGGACGACGACGCCGGCGAACAGCCCGTTACCGCGGAGCCGTTCGAGCGTGTACGAGGGTGGGGATTCGGGGGGTGTCGGCGGTCCCCGACGGCCCTCGCGCACGAAGCGGTCGCCGTCACGGCGGAACGTCGCCTCGTGTGCGACCGCGTCGTCGGCGTCGCAGGTCCGGAGCGTGGGTCGGACGAGTCGAACGTCCGAGGCGGCTCCGGGGAGTTCGGTGACGAGGACGCGTGCACAGGCCAGCGTGACGTGGTGGTCGAGCGCGGCGGTCGTCGTCAGCTCCTCGTCTGCGTGCAGGACGCGGTCGACCTCGGTGCCGCCGTCCGTGGGCCGGACACGGAGGGTGACCGCCTCGGTGTCGCCGACTGCGGAGCGGAGCCGGCACGTGAGCGCCTCCGGGGAGACGTTCGTGGGTCGCTGGTCGGACGCGGCGCGGTCAGTTCTGTCCGCGTTGTCCGGGTGCTGGTCGTCCCGCTCCGGGTCGGTCCTGCCGGTAGCCATCGATGGTGCCAACGAGGCCGACCGTAATAATTTTCAGGGGGAGAAGGTGGGAAACTGTCGACAGGTTCGACCGTCGTCGGGGCCGCGTACCGGTCGGACTCAGGCGTCGTCGCCGAGCAGGTACCGGGCGATGATCTTCTTCTGGATCTCCGTGGTGCCCTCGTAGATGGTGAGGATCTTCGCGTCGCGGTAGAACCGCTCGACCGGGAAGTCGGTGGTGTAGCCGTAGCCGCCGTGTATCTGGACGGCCTCGTTGGTCACGTCCATCGCGGCCTCGCTGGCGAAGTACTTCGCCTGACTGGCGAGGAACGCGGTCTCCATGCCGGCGCCCTCGGCCTTCTTCTGGGCGGCCTCCCGGGTGAGCAGGCGGCCGGCGGTGACCTTCGTCTGCATGTCCGCGAGCTTGTGGCGGATGGCCTGGAAGTCGGAGATGGGCTGTTCGAACTGCTCGCGCTGCTGTGAGTACTCGACGGCGGCGTCGAGCGCGGCCTGCGCGAGGCCGACGGACTGTGCGCCGATGGCGATGCGGCCACCGGTGAGGATCTGGAACGCGGCCGAGAGGCCTCGACCCTCCTCGGTGAGCTGGTACTCGGCCGGGATGCGGGCGTCCTCGAAGATGAGCGTCGTCGTGTCCGACGCTCGCAGCCCGAGCTTGTCCTCCTTCTTGCCGACACTCACGCCGTCGGTGTCGGCGGGAACGAGGAACTGGGTGATGGAGCCCGGGTCGTCACGGTCGGTCTTCGCGAAGACGACGTAGACGCCGGCGCGGCTGCCGTTCGTGATCCACTGCTTCTTGCCGTTCAGGCGGAACTCGTCGCCCTCGCGCGCGGCGACGGTCGACATCTCGGCGGGGTTCGAGCCTGCCTCGGGCTCGGAGAGCGCGAACGCGCCGACGGGGCGGCCGTCGACCATCTCGGGGAGCCACTCGTCGCGCACGTCCTGCGAGCCGAACTCGTCGATGCAGGAGGTCGCGAGCCCGTGGACCGACAGCGCGGTCGCCACGGCGAGCATCCCGTGGGCGAGCTCCTCGTTGATGATGGCGTAGGTCACCGGGTCGGCGTCGTAGCCGCCGTACTCCTCGGGGACGGTCAGCCCCGTCAGGTCCAGCTCCGCCAGCCCGTCCCAGACGTCCTCGGGGAAGGTCTGCTCCGCGTCGCACTCCCGGGCGACCGGCCGTAGCTCCGCCGCCGCGAACTCCCGAACGACGTCGCGGACGGCGGCCTGCTCCGAACTCAGATTCATACCCCTGCCTTCGGGGGCGAGTGGAAAAAGTTGCCCCATTCCCGCGGCGGGTGCGTCGACCCCGACGGGCTCAGTCCTCGACGAGCGCCTCGACCGGCGTCGCCCGCTCCCAGATACGTTCGAACACGGTCGCGCCCCAGTCGGCGGCGGCGTCGGACTCCCTGACGAGCTCTGTCTGTGGGTCGTACGTGCCGTCGAGCTGCGGGAGCGAGAGGTACACGCCGGACCCGGTGACGGTCATCGCGAACGCGATCTCGGCGACACGGATGTCCACCAGTTCGGCGAACGGCGGTGGCTCGTCGGCGTTCGAGTCGTCCTCGGGCCTGAGATCCAGTATCTCGGGGTCCAGCACCAACCGCACGGAGTCGGTGTCGCCCTCGAGCAGCGCGTCGGCGAAGCGGTCGTCGTAGACGGGAGCGAGGACAGCGACCTCGTCGGCGTCCGCGATGGCGGTCCGCACCCGCCGTGCCGCGCGGAACGGGTCCGTCTCCGGGGAGTCGACGACCTCGCAGCCGGCGAGCCGATGCAGCTCTCGGCGGTCCGGTTCGGGGAGGACGCCGAGGTCGTGCTCGTCGAAGTACGGGCGGGTCCCCTCGACGACGGACTCGACGGTTCCGACACGCTCCAGCAGGTCCGCGACGGCGCGTCCGGTGCCCGTGAGCGCCCACCGACCGTCCTCGCGCTCGTAGCAGAAGCCACGGTCCGACAGCCGGTTCATCGCGTCGTACACCGCCGACTCGCTGGCCGCGGTCGAGCCCACGACCGCCCGCCGCTCTCGTGGTTCGCTCGCGAGCGCGATGAGCACCTCCTGTCGGGAGCGCGAGCCACAGACGAACTCGACGCGTTCGGTCGGACCGACCATACAGATGGTGACGACGCGGCGGCCATATGTGTTTTCTTCTCGGCTGTATTACCATACTTTCCGAGGACGTCGGAACGTTCCACCCCGCTTCGGTCGTTTCGCGCAGGTCGGAATGGTAACCTTTAGGCAGCATACTACGGTACTTTCCAATGCTGTCTGTCGGTGCTTCCGGCGTACGCCTCCCTCGTCGTACGCCTTCGTCACCAACTCGTGCCCAGCCGGGGGGCTCATGCGCTCCTGCTACCGAGCCCCTCGGCCACCTTCGCTGGCGGGGCGTCGATGCCACCGCCCTGCGCGAAGGACCCGCTGCCGCCACCACCACCGCCGTAGTCGGCCGTCACCGCCTCCACCACGGCCGACGCGTCGTGGTCCGGCCCCGCCGCGACCGCGACGAAGGTCCGCCCCGACTCGCCGACCGCCACCACGACATCCGCATCCCGCCCCGCTGACGCCTGGAGCGGTTCTCGGCAGTCGTTCGCCTCGACGCCCTCGACCGTCGCGACCAGCCACGTCTCTCCATCGCGTTCGAACGGCTCCGCCGCCGTCAGCGTCGACGCCACGAGCCGCCGTCGTGCCGACGCGAGCTCGGACTCCAGCTCCTCGACCCGCTCGGAGAGCCGTTCCGCCGCTTCGGCGATATCCGTCGGCGCGGCGTCCAGCGCCCGCCCGGCGTCGAGCACCGCCCGCTTCTCAGCGGCCCGGTGCTCGATGCCCCGCTCACCCACCGCGAACTCGACTCTGGTCATCCCCTCGCCGGGGTTCGACCGCGAGAGCAGCGTGACGGGTCCGATCTCCCGGGTGTTCCGGACGTGCGTCCCGCCGCAGGCCGCGACGTCCCAGGGCCGCTCGCGGGGCTCGCCCGGCACCACGTCGCCCTCGCCGACCGTGACGACGCGCACCTCGTCGGCCCCCTCGAAGACGCCCTCCTCGGTCTTCGTGTTGAACGCGACGAACCCGTCCTCGCGGAGGTCCGCGAGCGGGACCGACTTCCAGCCCACCTCGCGGGACTCCCACACCGCCTGGTTCGTCAGCCGCTCCAGTTCGACCAGCGTCTCGTCGGTCACGTCGCTCGACGTCGTCAGGTCCACCCGGACCTTCTCATCGTCGATGCCGAAGCCGCCGTAGCCCAGGTCGTCACAGAGCCGACGGGCCGCCCCGTACAGCACGTGACTCGCGGTGTGGGCCCGCATGCAGTACATCCGGAACGCCCAGTCCACCTCGCAGAGCACCGACGAGCCCTCGCCGAAGGTCGGCTCCTCGGCGAGCGTGTGGACGTGCTCGCCGTCCCGGTGCTGTACGTCGACCACCGGCACGTCGCCGACGGTGCCCCGGTCGCTCGGCTGGCCGCCGCTCTCGGCGTAGAAGTAGCTCGTCTTCAGCCGGACTTCGCGCCCGTCGACGCCCGCGACCGTGGTCTCGAAGCGTGTCGTGTACGGCTGGCGCGCCGCGAGTTGCCCCGTCATTACGCGATTGCAAGACGGGCGGGCGAGAAAAACGTGCCGCCGGATTCAGTCTTCGGGCCGTGCATCGTGGCTGACACTCCCCCGGACCCGACGTCAGGCGAAGGAGTTCGCGATGGCGGAGACCGTCGCGTTCAGCACGTCCTCGCGCTCGCCGCGGAGGAACTCGAGGTGGCCGTCGCGACCGCCGACGACGCTGACGCCGCCCTCGGGGACCTCCTCGTCGACCTCGGTCCCGAGGTCGCGGACGTCGAGCGGACTGGTGCTCCTGATGTGGAGTTCGTCCTCGCCGAGGGCGAGGGTGACGAGGTCGGCCTCGGTGTCTTCGCCGTCCTGACGGTGGAGGGCGTCGAGGAGGAGCTCGGTCGGCGGGAAGTCGAACCGGTTGCTGAACGCGTCCGCGTCGAGGACGGCGAAGTCGACGCCCTCGGCGGAGCGCGTCGAGAGGTTCCGCCGGGCGGTCTTGAGCTCGCGGTCGAGCTTGGTGCGGAACTGCTCGCTGACGTGGCCCGCGAGCCCGTCGGTCTCCTCGAAGAGGATGTCGGTGATGAGCTCGCGCTTGTCCTTGTAGGACTGGTAGAACGCCTCCAGACCGACGGCCTCGCGGAGCTCGGTGGTCTCGCTCTCGTCGTAGCCGGCGTCGGAGGCGAGTTCGGTGTACGCTTCGGGGCTGTCCTCCCAGTAGCTCACCGCGGGGAGGTGCGCGAGGTCGTCGCGCACGTCGTCGTTGACGTGGGCGGCGACGTTCGCCGCGACCGCGGTCGTCGTCACGTCGGTCACGTCGTCGCTCGCGAGGTGCGGGTCGACGATGCCGCCCAGGTCGTCGGCGACCTCGGCGTCGGGGTAGCCCGAATCGATGACGAGGCACTCGGCCCCGTAGACGTCGAGCAGCTCGTAGCCCTCGCGGGACTCGAGCGTGCTGCCGAGGTCGACGAGGACGACGAGCGGGAGCTGCTCGCCGTGGCGCTCGCGCGCGTCCAGCATGTTCGTCACGTCGTCGGTCGCGGCGTCCATGCCGTAGACGGTGTCGTCGAGCGGGCGGCGCTCGCAGAAGTGGTACTGGGCGTCCTGGCGCTCGTGCTCCGCCTCGACGAGGGGGAGGACGGCGCGCTCGATGGCGGCACCGGCGACATAGCCGTCGGCGGTGGCGGTGTGGCGGACGACGACCGGGCGGCCCTGGATGACCGCGCGGCGGATCTCGGTCGCGACCTCGCGGACCTCGTCGGCGACGGCGGCGACGGCATCGTGGTCGGCGAGCAGGTCGACGCTGCCGGGGTCGGCCTGCTCGTCCAGTGCGGCGTCCATGCGCTCGGAGACGACGGTGGCGTCGTCGTCCTCGAGTGTCGTGAGGACCTCGGTCTCGATCTGGACCTCGTCGTGGTGGCGCTCGACCTCGCCCTCGAGGCGGACGACGTCGTCGACCTCCACGTCGGGGTAGGCGCGCACACCGGCCTCCTCGAACGCGGCGCACTCGACGACGCCCGTCTCGTCGCGGATCTCGAAGACGGTCGGGCCGGAGGTCTGACGGACGCTGACGACCTCGCCCTCGATGCGGACGACCTGTCCGACGAGGTCTCCGACGTTGTCGACCGTGCTACGTGCGAGCTCGGAGCGGCTCTCGGTGTCGTCGGTCTCGGCCGCTTCGGTCGGTTCGGCGTCGTCGGTCTCGGCCTGCTCGTCCTCGGTCGGCTCGGTGGCGTCGGTCTCGGCCTGCTCGTCCTCGGTCGGCTCGGTGGCGTCGGTCTCGGCCTGCTCGTCCTCGGTCGGCTCGGTGGCGTCGGTCTCGGCCTGCTCGTCCTCGGTGGCGTCGTCGGTCTCGGCCGCCTTGGCCGCGTCGACCGTCTCGTCGCTCCCCTCGGCTTCGCCCTCCGAGGGAGCCTCCTCGGTGGCGTCGGAGTCCGTCGTCGCGGGGGCCGCGTCGCCCTCGTCGGGCGTCCGGACCTTCTGCTTGGCGGCGGCGTTCCCGCCGGCGGCGACCGGTTCGGCCTCCTCGTCGGGTTCGTCGGGCTCGTCGGGCAGTTCGTCGCCCTCGGGCGTCTGGACGAGTGTGCCACGGAAGTCGGACTCGCGCTGGCGGATGGACCAGCCGAGGTCCACGTTGCCGTTGTCGCGGATGTCGGTGACCTGGACGTAGACCCTGTCGCCGGCGTCCCAGTCGAGACTGTCCAGTCGGCGGTCGAGTTCGCTTCGGTGCAACAGGCCGGTGACGGAGGTCCCGATGTCGACGAACACGCCGAACTCGGCGAACCCGTCGACCGACCCCTCGTAGTAGCGGCCGGGCTTCAGCTGGTTGGCTCGGTTGCCTTCGAACGTGAAGACGACGTCCTCCTCGTGGCTCGAACAGATGTGCCCGTCGACGGAGGCACCACAGATGATACAGTTACCCATTTGACCGAGTAGAGAAGACCCGGCCTAAAACGGTTGTCGAATCTACCTCAGCGATAGAGCGACAGGTACAACATGCTGAACCCGACGATGAAGGGGATGGTCTCCGCCACCTGAAAGTACGTCGCGGTCTCGGCGGTGGCCTCGCGCGTGATCTGCGTGCTGATGGTGGTCAGGGCGACGCCCATGCTGATGAACGCGAAGCCGATGAACGCCGACTCCAGTCGCTTGCCGCCCTTCTGGTTGTACGCCTGGAAGCTGATGAACGTCAGTCCGAGCGCGAGCGCGAACAGCACGAGGCGCAGCCCCATCAGGAGCACGTCCGCCACGGCGCTCAGGTCGACCACCGGGTCTCACCTCCGGCTCGTCGACGTCTCTGGCTCTCCCGACGCCTGTGATCACCGACCGAGCTCGTCCCAGAGGCTGGAGAAGCGGTCCGGCAGGTTCTCCTTGCGATAGATACGGATGTCGTACTCATCTTCTTTGAGCCGAATGACAGTCGCGTCGAAGTTCGACTTGAACGCGTCGTAGTGGTTCCCGTCACGGGCCACGAGCGTCTCCGACGTTATCAGTTCGTGTTCTTTGAGCATCTCGATACGACGATAGACCGTCGGGAGCGAGAGGTCACAGAATTCGGCCACCTCCTTCGCCGACCGTGGCTCCTCACTCACGGCTGCGAGGACCTCCCGGGCGGTCTCGTCACCGATTGTATCGAGTATCTCTTCGATTGGCCGCTCGTCGTCCACGAGTTTACGTGACCGGTTGGCGACTAAAAGGTTTGTGTCCGAAGGGATTCAGACCTCGAATAGCGTGGAAATAAACACGCTAGATAACTCGGTTATTACATCCGATGAAAACGCTAACTGGACGTTATATGGGTAGCCGATAATGGGGAGGTATGGCAACGACTGACGACTCAATAGACGGGTTGACCGAACACTGCGAACACTGCAGCACGGAGACGCTCCACAAGGTTTCCGTCCAGATCATCACCGAGAGCAGCAAGCAGGAGAACGCCCAGTTCTCCCGTGAGCCGTACCGCGTGAAGGAGTGCCAGAGCTGCGGCGAGCGCTCCAGTCAGCGGATGAACAACGCCTGACCCGTTCGGCAATCCCACACCGGAGCGGTGGCGGTCACTCGAAGACCGGGGAGTCGGCCGCCAGCGACTCCACGTCTGCTGCCATCTTCTCTGCTTCCTCGGGGAACAGGGACACCTGCACCTCGTTCCCCGAGTCGTCCTCGAAGACGAACTTGAGTCGTTTGTCGCCGAACTCGCGTACCTCGACGGCTTCGACGTCGAACAGCTTCGCCGAGGCGGACTTGTTCGTCGGGCCCACGTTCTTGATGCTGCCGTCTTTCAGTTCGACCATGAACTCGTCGAGTTCGAGTGCGAGCATGGCCGACAGTTCTCGACGGCGGACCATAGTCGTGGGTGGTCGAAGCGGTGCCTGCCCCGAATTCCCGGCTACCGACGCGCGTACCTTGAAGTAGCTACCGGACGAATTCGGGAGTGCCATGGAACTCACCTGGTACGGACACTCGACGTTCGGTGTGACGGTCGGCGAGACGGAGCTGCTCATCGACCCGTTCTTCGACAACCCGAAGACGGACACTGACCCGGAGGAGCTCGACCCGGACTACGTCCTGCTCACACACGGTCACGCCGACCACATCGGCGACGTTGACCGCTACGAGGGTGTCGAGCTCGTCGCCACGCCAGAGGTCGTGGAGTACTGCCGGGACGAGTTCGGCGACTACGAGGCCGTCGGCGGGATGGGCATGAACATCGGCGGCACGGTCGAGTGCGGCGACGCCTACATCACGATGCACCGCGCCGACCACACCAACGGGATGGAGACCGGCTACGGCACCTCCGGCGGGATGCCGGCCGGGTTCGTCATCTCGGATACGAAGCCGACGCAGGTCACCGACGAGGAGAGCGAGACGTTCTACCACGCGGGCGACACCGGGCTGATGACCGAGATGCGCGACGTCATCGCACCGTACCTCGAACCCGACGTGGCCGCGGTCCCCATCGGCGACCACTTCACGATGGGTCCGTGGCAGGCCGCCATCGCGGTCGACTGGCTCGACGTGGACTTCGCCCTGCCGATCCACTACGACACGTTCCCGCCCATCGAGCAGGACCCCGACGACTTCGCCCGCGAGGTGCGCGCGACGGGCAGCGACGCCGAGGTTGTCGTCCTCGAGGGCGACGAGAGCTGGACCCTGAGCGAGAACCTGCTCGACTGAGGGGTACTCCCCCTCGACCCGCTCGAAGCGCTGATGCGAACGCAGGGGCTGGACCAGATTCCACCCCGTACTCGCTGGCGGCTCTCCTACCGCTCGAACTCGACGCCCGTCACCTCGAACCGGAGGCCGCCGTCGGGCACCTCTTCGAGCTGCACCGTCCAGTCGTGCGCCGTCGCTATCTCGTGGACGATGCCGAGGCCGAGGCCCGTGCCGTCGTCCTTGCTGGAGTAGCCGGTGTCGAACAGCCGTTCGGGCGCGACGTCGACGTCGTGCAGTCCGACCCCGTCGTCCTCGACGACGAAGCCGTCCTCGGTCGACTCGACGCGCACGCGGACGTCGTCGCCGCCGTGCTCGACGGCGTTCCGGAAGAGGTTCTCGAACAGCTGTCCCAGTCGGCTCCAGTCGGCCAGCACGATGCCCGAGGTGTCGTTGACGAGCGTCGCCCCGCCAGTCTCGACGTTGTTCCACGACTGCGAGACGAGCGCCGACACCGGCGTCGGCTCCAGCTCCTCGGTCCGTTCACCCTCTCGGGCGAGGGTGAGCAGCTGCGTCGTGAGCCGGTCCATCCGGTCGAGGCTGCGCTCTATCTCGTCGAGGTGGTCGCTGTCGCAGTCCTCCCGGGCGAGCTGGAGGCTCGTCGTGGCGACGCTCAGCGGGTTCCGCAGGTCGTGCGAGACGACCGAGGCGAACTCCGCGAGCCGTTCGTTCTGGCGTTCGAGTTCCGCCTCGTGGCTGGCCCGTTCGGTCACGTCCCGGTAGAGCCAGATGTTCGCCTCCCCCTCGGGGTGGTCGTACGGGACGTACGTGCGTTCGAGCGTCCGCCCGTCCGCGAGTTCCACCTCCTCCCCCTGGACGGGTTCGCGTCGTTCGAGCAGCTCCGTGATGCGGGGGACGAACTCCTCGGTTTCGGCGAACCGGTCCGCGACGTGTCTGCCCGCGTCCTCGCAGTCCATCCCGACGAGCGCTGCAGTCTCGTACGGGATGTTCAAGAGATCACAGAGTCGCTCGTTGACGAGAAGAATCTCCCTGGATGCGTTCTCGATGAGCACGCCCTCGGGCATGTTCTCGACCAGCGTCTCGAGAACGGGGTCCGAGGATTCCAGGGAGCTGTCGGTCATGAGACACAGCTTCTACACGGAGCGGAATAACCGTTCCGTCCGGTTCGGTGTCCCGTTACTCGTAGTCGTCCTCGTCGTCGCTCTCGACCGCGCCGGCGAGGTGGTCCTTGCTCACCCAGCCGACGGCGAGGCCGAGCGCGATGGCGAACCCGAGCGCGAACGCCTGGATGATGGGGAACGCGATGCCGCCCGCCCCCGTCGAGGACGCCAGCGCGCCGAAACCGACCGCGATGGCGATGATGTAGACGAACACCTGGACGGCCGCGCCGAACAGCGAGCCCACCTGTCCGTCGCCGAGGTCGGAGTCGGCCATGCGGTCCTCGACGAGGTCCGCGAGCCAGAAGCCGAGTGCCACCACGATGGCTGCGATGATGGCGGTGGGGAGGAACTCGACCGCGCCGTTGAACGCTGCGGCGAGCCGGCCGATGCCCAGTTCCTGCATCACCAGCAGGCCGACGAGCAGGTAGATGTACAGGGTCGCGAACTGGCCGAGCAGCCGGCTCAGGTCACCGGGAAGTAACTCACCGAGGGGCGAG
Proteins encoded:
- a CDS encoding winged helix-turn-helix domain-containing protein, with protein sequence MDDERPIEEILDTIGDETAREVLAAVSEEPRSAKEVAEFCDLSLPTVYRRIEMLKEHELITSETLVARDGNHYDAFKSNFDATVIRLKEDEYDIRIYRKENLPDRFSSLWDELGR
- a CDS encoding metal-dependent hydrolase — encoded protein: MELTWYGHSTFGVTVGETELLIDPFFDNPKTDTDPEELDPDYVLLTHGHADHIGDVDRYEGVELVATPEVVEYCRDEFGDYEAVGGMGMNIGGTVECGDAYITMHRADHTNGMETGYGTSGGMPAGFVISDTKPTQVTDEESETFYHAGDTGLMTEMRDVIAPYLEPDVAAVPIGDHFTMGPWQAAIAVDWLDVDFALPIHYDTFPPIEQDPDDFAREVRATGSDAEVVVLEGDESWTLSENLLD
- a CDS encoding PAS domain-containing sensor histidine kinase produces the protein MTDSSLESSDPVLETLVENMPEGVLIENASREILLVNERLCDLLNIPYETAALVGMDCEDAGRHVADRFAETEEFVPRITELLERREPVQGEEVELADGRTLERTYVPYDHPEGEANIWLYRDVTERASHEAELERQNERLAEFASVVSHDLRNPLSVATTSLQLAREDCDSDHLDEIERSLDRMDRLTTQLLTLAREGERTEELEPTPVSALVSQSWNNVETGGATLVNDTSGIVLADWSRLGQLFENLFRNAVEHGGDDVRVRVESTEDGFVVEDDGVGLHDVDVAPERLFDTGYSSKDDGTGLGLGIVHEIATAHDWTVQLEEVPDGGLRFEVTGVEFER
- a CDS encoding mechanosensitive ion channel family protein, which encodes MISLQSNFEITPTPLIRWLDNVLSRIITDFQGIAPNLVYALIYLVVGFLVAKFVSGTVVKVTRRMGLDEMAEDSPLGELLPGDLSRLLGQFATLYIYLLVGLLVMQELGIGRLAAAFNGAVEFLPTAIIAAIVVALGFWLADLVEDRMADSDLGDGQVGSLFGAAVQVFVYIIAIAVGFGALASSTGAGGIAFPIIQAFALGFAIALGLAVGWVSKDHLAGAVESDDEDDYE
- the cysE gene encoding serine O-acetyltransferase, producing MLARLREDVEAVLERDPAAKSRLEVLTCYAGLHAVWAHLVSHRLWEGGFHLTARLLSQFVRFMTGVEIHPGAQLGRRVVIDHGMGVVIGETAEVGDDVHMYHGVTLGGNSPRPEKRHPTLGDGVVVGANATLLGDIDVGDDARVGAGSVLTKDVPAGETWTGVPATRVGGPSAAEEHEESDAASEGSESVDTGTSADESVVPGDGAEAEADD
- a CDS encoding helix-turn-helix transcriptional regulator, with protein sequence MVGPTERVEFVCGSRSRQEVLIALASEPRERRAVVGSTAASESAVYDAMNRLSDRGFCYEREDGRWALTGTGRAVADLLERVGTVESVVEGTRPYFDEHDLGVLPEPDRRELHRLAGCEVVDSPETDPFRAARRVRTAIADADEVAVLAPVYDDRFADALLEGDTDSVRLVLDPEILDLRPEDDSNADEPPPFAELVDIRVAEIAFAMTVTGSGVYLSLPQLDGTYDPQTELVRESDAAADWGATVFERIWERATPVEALVED
- a CDS encoding acyl-CoA dehydrogenase family protein — encoded protein: MNLSSEQAAVRDVVREFAAAELRPVARECDAEQTFPEDVWDGLAELDLTGLTVPEEYGGYDADPVTYAIINEELAHGMLAVATALSVHGLATSCIDEFGSQDVRDEWLPEMVDGRPVGAFALSEPEAGSNPAEMSTVAAREGDEFRLNGKKQWITNGSRAGVYVVFAKTDRDDPGSITQFLVPADTDGVSVGKKEDKLGLRASDTTTLIFEDARIPAEYQLTEEGRGLSAAFQILTGGRIAIGAQSVGLAQAALDAAVEYSQQREQFEQPISDFQAIRHKLADMQTKVTAGRLLTREAAQKKAEGAGMETAFLASQAKYFASEAAMDVTNEAVQIHGGYGYTTDFPVERFYRDAKILTIYEGTTEIQKKIIARYLLGDDA
- a CDS encoding DUF7521 family protein, with product MGLRLVLFALALGLTFISFQAYNQKGGKRLESAFIGFAFISMGVALTTISTQITREATAETATYFQVAETIPFIVGFSMLYLSLYR
- a CDS encoding OB-fold nucleic acid binding domain-containing protein, which translates into the protein MGNCIICGASVDGHICSSHEEDVVFTFEGNRANQLKPGRYYEGSVDGFAEFGVFVDIGTSVTGLLHRSELDRRLDSLDWDAGDRVYVQVTDIRDNGNVDLGWSIRQRESDFRGTLVQTPEGDELPDEPDEPDEEAEPVAAGGNAAAKQKVRTPDEGDAAPATTDSDATEEAPSEGEAEGSDETVDAAKAAETDDATEDEQAETDATEPTEDEQAETDATEPTEDEQAETDATEPTEDEQAETDDAEPTEAAETDDTESRSELARSTVDNVGDLVGQVVRIEGEVVSVRQTSGPTVFEIRDETGVVECAAFEEAGVRAYPDVEVDDVVRLEGEVERHHDEVQIETEVLTTLEDDDATVVSERMDAALDEQADPGSVDLLADHDAVAAVADEVREVATEIRRAVIQGRPVVVRHTATADGYVAGAAIERAVLPLVEAEHERQDAQYHFCERRPLDDTVYGMDAATDDVTNMLDARERHGEQLPLVVLVDLGSTLESREGYELLDVYGAECLVIDSGYPDAEVADDLGGIVDPHLASDDVTDVTTTAVAANVAAHVNDDVRDDLAHLPAVSYWEDSPEAYTELASDAGYDESETTELREAVGLEAFYQSYKDKRELITDILFEETDGLAGHVSEQFRTKLDRELKTARRNLSTRSAEGVDFAVLDADAFSNRFDFPPTELLLDALHRQDGEDTEADLVTLALGEDELHIRSTSPLDVRDLGTEVDEEVPEGGVSVVGGRDGHLEFLRGEREDVLNATVSAIANSFA
- a CDS encoding DUF7835 family putative zinc beta-ribbon protein gives rise to the protein MATTDDSIDGLTEHCEHCSTETLHKVSVQIITESSKQENAQFSREPYRVKECQSCGERSSQRMNNA
- a CDS encoding alanyl-tRNA editing protein, translated to MTGQLAARQPYTTRFETTVAGVDGREVRLKTSYFYAESGGQPSDRGTVGDVPVVDVQHRDGEHVHTLAEEPTFGEGSSVLCEVDWAFRMYCMRAHTASHVLYGAARRLCDDLGYGGFGIDDEKVRVDLTTSSDVTDETLVELERLTNQAVWESREVGWKSVPLADLREDGFVAFNTKTEEGVFEGADEVRVVTVGEGDVVPGEPRERPWDVAACGGTHVRNTREIGPVTLLSRSNPGEGMTRVEFAVGERGIEHRAAEKRAVLDAGRALDAAPTDIAEAAERLSERVEELESELASARRRLVASTLTAAEPFERDGETWLVATVEGVEANDCREPLQASAGRDADVVVAVGESGRTFVAVAAGPDHDASAVVEAVTADYGGGGGGSGSFAQGGGIDAPPAKVAEGLGSRSA